A genome region from Bacillaceae bacterium IKA-2 includes the following:
- a CDS encoding STAS domain-containing protein gives MEKIRNDEGKVTIIPEGRIDVVNSQNLKQELLNLFNEGINEIVIDFSKIASIDSSGLGKLLLFQKKLKERGGELSIINVTNDYIKNMFQMIHLNKVIKIENM, from the coding sequence TTGGAAAAAATCAGAAATGATGAAGGGAAAGTAACGATTATACCTGAAGGAAGAATCGATGTTGTAAATTCGCAAAACTTAAAGCAAGAGTTATTAAATTTGTTTAACGAAGGTATTAATGAAATCGTTATCGACTTTTCAAAAATTGCAAGCATTGATAGCTCCGGTTTAGGGAAATTACTATTATTTCAGAAAAAGCTTAAAGAGCGCGGTGGGGAATTAAGCATTATCAATGTAACCAATGATTATATTAAAAACATGTTTCAAATGATCCATCTTAATAAAGTAATTAAGATTGAGAATATGTAG
- a CDS encoding chemotaxis protein CheW: MSGNQESHAILNHQLLNASRDNQFVTFQVGDEFYGIEIMIVQEIIRYKKPTRVFNALPVIKGVINFRGDIIPIIDMNVKFRLPQKDYDEYTVVIVVEVKGKTMGIIVDRISDILTFEKDKIKVVDDELAEDMKTNYLRGLVETKDRVVMLLDPNMLLSFDELKKVVELTENGPILVDKGEVNQL, encoded by the coding sequence ATGAGCGGTAACCAGGAATCTCATGCAATTTTAAATCACCAGCTATTGAATGCATCCAGGGACAACCAATTTGTTACCTTTCAAGTTGGTGATGAGTTTTATGGTATTGAGATAATGATTGTTCAAGAAATTATCCGATACAAAAAACCAACAAGAGTCTTTAACGCTCTTCCGGTCATTAAAGGTGTGATTAATTTTCGGGGAGATATTATCCCGATCATTGATATGAACGTTAAATTCAGGCTCCCCCAAAAAGACTACGATGAATATACTGTCGTTATTGTTGTTGAGGTAAAAGGGAAAACAATGGGTATTATTGTCGATCGGATTTCGGATATTTTGACGTTTGAAAAAGATAAAATAAAAGTAGTTGATGATGAGTTAGCAGAAGATATGAAAACTAATTATCTACGTGGGCTAGTAGAAACGAAGGACAGAGTGGTTATGTTACTTGACCCTAATATGTTACTTTCTTTTGATGAACTGAAGAAAGTTGTTGAGCTCACAGAAAATGGACCAATACTAGTTGATAAAGGCGAAGTAAATCAGCTTTAA
- a CDS encoding methyl-accepting chemotaxis protein, with protein MKKKFSLNLNLKVKLISFFLLIGIIPVVIVGLLSFQIASGNVEEEVLAKTDLYKDLKEVQLANYFNIRKSNAETLSETRDVYESLNIYYEVDGDLSSSEWAEQVSDLEAIATSVVERMDYAFIYLVDNESNVIFSDYPEFIGQNIADREYIQLALQGESRWSEIFYSNITNSNIMAAAVPVRENGLTGAIVGTLAIVVDQNRIDTLIHDGVEQLGETADSYMVDAEGLLLTNTLLGDYRIDAALNNSLSTEAVRMLAPYIRSADYSFEAEVEYLDYEGIPVIGSIGVVNLGDTAAGVVVEVYQSEAYAGVSALQTAIFTIILIAIPIIAVFGYFIANSISKPIKSTQEIVSLIGENDLREKAPVTSNDEVGQMARDLNQTIDNLSETIYRVRNAADTVSHGAEEIATGNQDLSQRTEEQASSLEEVSSTIEEMTSSLEGSAANANEADRISQQTMEIVETGEAVVGDLREAMGAITRGSNEISEIIETVNDIAFQTNLLALNAAVEAARAGEQGRGFAVVAAEVRNLAGRSAEAAKEISKLIKDSIVRVDKGNELMKSTEKVLKEIVVNTQRTTDVVGEIASSLKEQSMASSDIRTAIEELNQVTQQNASLVEEIASSSENMTSEAVELSNLIGVFKLANDSGKNNGPKKLNTSNAMKNKGKEKEKESLPSRKKYRSESKKDSNQDNEFDFDEDDFEKF; from the coding sequence TTGAAAAAGAAATTTTCTCTAAATTTAAATTTAAAAGTAAAACTGATTAGTTTCTTTTTACTAATTGGTATTATCCCAGTAGTTATAGTTGGTCTACTAAGCTTTCAAATAGCTAGTGGTAATGTTGAAGAAGAGGTTTTAGCAAAAACAGATTTATATAAAGATTTAAAGGAAGTACAATTAGCAAACTATTTTAATATCAGAAAAAGCAATGCAGAAACATTATCGGAAACGCGAGATGTTTATGAGAGCTTAAATATTTACTATGAAGTTGACGGAGATTTATCTTCAAGTGAATGGGCTGAACAAGTCAGCGATTTAGAAGCTATCGCAACTTCTGTTGTTGAAAGAATGGATTATGCGTTTATTTATCTAGTTGACAATGAAAGTAACGTTATTTTTAGTGATTACCCCGAATTTATAGGACAGAATATAGCTGATCGTGAGTATATTCAACTAGCTTTACAAGGAGAAAGTCGTTGGTCAGAAATTTTTTATTCAAATATTACGAATAGTAATATTATGGCAGCAGCTGTACCCGTCAGAGAGAATGGTCTTACTGGAGCAATTGTTGGTACATTAGCTATTGTAGTTGATCAGAATAGGATTGACACGCTTATCCATGATGGTGTCGAGCAATTAGGTGAAACAGCTGATTCGTATATGGTTGATGCTGAAGGATTACTTTTAACAAATACGTTATTAGGCGACTACCGAATTGATGCTGCATTAAATAATTCTTTAAGTACAGAAGCGGTTCGAATGCTTGCACCTTATATTCGCTCAGCCGATTATAGCTTTGAAGCGGAAGTTGAGTATTTAGACTATGAAGGAATCCCAGTCATTGGTTCGATTGGAGTTGTTAATTTAGGTGATACTGCAGCCGGAGTTGTGGTTGAAGTTTATCAAAGTGAGGCCTATGCTGGTGTCAGCGCGTTACAAACAGCGATCTTTACAATAATCCTGATTGCAATTCCAATCATAGCAGTCTTCGGATACTTTATTGCCAATAGCATTTCAAAACCAATTAAATCAACACAGGAAATTGTTAGTTTAATAGGTGAAAATGATTTAAGAGAAAAAGCACCTGTCACTTCCAATGATGAAGTTGGACAAATGGCCCGAGATTTAAATCAAACGATAGACAACTTATCAGAAACAATTTATCGTGTTCGTAATGCAGCCGATACGGTTTCTCATGGCGCCGAGGAAATAGCCACAGGTAACCAAGATTTATCGCAGCGTACTGAAGAGCAAGCTTCGTCACTCGAAGAGGTATCTTCAACCATTGAAGAAATGACGTCATCATTAGAAGGCTCTGCCGCAAATGCGAATGAAGCCGATCGCATCTCGCAGCAAACGATGGAAATTGTTGAGACAGGGGAAGCGGTTGTTGGTGATCTTCGCGAAGCAATGGGCGCTATTACAAGAGGCAGTAATGAAATTAGTGAAATTATTGAGACAGTTAATGACATCGCCTTCCAAACAAACTTACTCGCTTTAAATGCAGCTGTTGAAGCAGCAAGAGCTGGTGAACAAGGAAGAGGGTTTGCGGTAGTCGCTGCTGAAGTTCGTAACTTAGCAGGTCGCTCAGCGGAAGCAGCTAAGGAAATTTCAAAATTAATTAAAGATAGTATTGTCAGAGTCGATAAAGGAAACGAGTTAATGAAATCAACGGAAAAGGTCCTGAAGGAAATTGTTGTAAATACACAACGCACAACAGATGTTGTTGGTGAAATTGCATCTTCACTGAAAGAACAATCAATGGCCTCAAGTGATATTCGTACCGCAATTGAAGAGTTAAATCAAGTGACACAGCAAAATGCTTCATTAGTAGAAGAAATAGCTTCATCAAGCGAAAATATGACAAGTGAAGCAGTTGAATTATCTAATTTAATAGGTGTATTTAAACTTGCCAATGATAGTGGTAAAAATAATGGGCCAAAAAAGTTAAATACTAGTAATGCAATGAAAAACAAAGGAAAAGAAAAAGAAAAAGAGTCCCTACCTTCGCGAAAAAAATATCGCTCAGAATCTAAAAAAGATAGCAACCAAGACAATGAATTTGACTTTGATGAGGATGACTTTGAAAAGTTTTAA
- a CDS encoding chemotaxis response regulator protein-glutamate methylesterase has protein sequence MVYIEKKIKVLIIDDSALVRELLTRMLSKCSEIDVVGSTVDPIFAIKKMKELKPDVITLDLEMPRMDGLTFLRKLMAVIPTPVIIISSRAERGSDAALKALELGAVDVVLKPSTALQTALVSLEEEIIEKVKNAAKVNMVELRKQARKRVTSVSHSEQKTLQVLRGISSTDKVITIGASTGGTVAIRTILEQLPANLPGILIVLHMPPGFTKSYAEGLNATCRMNVKEAVHGELYRTGFAYIAPGGKHMVLEKNEQKGYYITLDESPPVNRHRPSVDVIFSSVAKCAKHNSIRIILTGMGNDGSQGLKKMHDQGAYTIAQDEKTSIVHGMPKQAISIGAVEKVLPLLEIPKAIIKAIQ, from the coding sequence GTGGTTTATATAGAGAAGAAAATTAAAGTACTAATTATTGATGATTCAGCTTTAGTTCGTGAATTGTTAACTAGGATGCTGTCAAAGTGTAGCGAAATAGATGTTGTTGGTTCAACGGTTGATCCGATTTTTGCGATCAAGAAAATGAAAGAATTAAAGCCAGATGTGATTACGCTAGATTTAGAAATGCCAAGGATGGACGGGCTTACTTTTTTACGGAAATTGATGGCGGTTATTCCGACGCCAGTGATTATTATAAGTTCTAGAGCAGAAAGAGGCAGTGATGCTGCTTTAAAGGCGCTAGAACTTGGTGCAGTCGATGTTGTTTTGAAACCATCTACAGCTTTACAGACTGCTCTTGTTAGTCTTGAAGAAGAAATTATAGAAAAGGTTAAAAATGCGGCAAAAGTGAATATGGTTGAATTACGTAAACAGGCTCGAAAAAGAGTCACATCTGTCAGTCATTCAGAACAGAAAACGCTGCAAGTACTACGAGGAATATCAAGTACGGACAAAGTAATTACGATTGGTGCTTCAACAGGAGGAACTGTTGCGATTCGGACAATTTTAGAACAATTGCCAGCCAATTTACCTGGCATATTAATCGTTTTACATATGCCACCTGGATTTACAAAGTCTTATGCTGAAGGATTAAATGCAACTTGTCGGATGAATGTTAAAGAAGCTGTCCACGGTGAATTGTACCGAACTGGTTTTGCGTATATCGCTCCAGGTGGCAAGCATATGGTATTGGAGAAAAATGAACAAAAAGGCTATTACATCACTCTTGATGAATCGCCGCCCGTTAATCGTCATCGCCCATCTGTTGATGTAATATTTTCATCAGTAGCCAAGTGTGCGAAACACAATAGTATCAGGATAATTTTAACAGGGATGGGAAACGATGGCTCGCAAGGCTTAAAAAAAATGCACGATCAAGGTGCTTACACGATTGCTCAAGATGAAAAAACATCGATCGTCCACGGAATGCCTAAGCAAGCAATTAGCATCGGAGCGGTAGAGAAGGTGTTACCACTTCTAGAAATTCCGAAAGCGATCATTAAAGCGATTCAGTAG
- a CDS encoding protein-glutamate O-methyltransferase CheR gives MTDRTLTLSNEEFQLLRQFVLRSIGVNLTEAKRSLVVSRLSKQVRKLGFSSFSEYLKLVKEDKQEKENMFNMITTNVTKFFREQHHFEYITKDFLPQFAASQDKVVRIWTSACSSGEEPYSIAMSLEKALKSYRNLNYKLLASDINTEMLQKAKLGIYRREEVEGVPYDELKSFFKMGQGDNEGLLKVKESLQKKIVFQRINLVSDQQYPIKEKVHIIFCRNVFIYFSKDTQMQILKRFHEHLHQGGILILGHSESIPLSQGGWRLIQKTIYEKTD, from the coding sequence ATGACAGATAGAACATTAACGTTATCAAATGAAGAATTTCAACTTTTAAGACAGTTCGTTTTACGATCAATAGGTGTTAATCTTACCGAAGCAAAGCGTTCACTAGTTGTATCGAGACTATCAAAGCAAGTAAGGAAACTAGGGTTTTCATCATTTTCGGAATATCTAAAACTAGTAAAAGAGGATAAGCAAGAAAAAGAAAACATGTTTAACATGATAACAACAAATGTAACAAAATTCTTTCGTGAACAACACCATTTTGAATATATTACAAAAGACTTCCTACCCCAATTTGCTGCTAGTCAAGATAAAGTAGTCAGGATATGGACTTCAGCTTGTTCTTCAGGAGAAGAACCTTATTCAATTGCAATGTCTTTAGAAAAAGCATTAAAGAGCTATAGAAATTTAAATTATAAGTTGTTAGCATCTGACATAAATACAGAAATGCTCCAAAAAGCAAAGCTAGGTATTTATCGTCGTGAGGAAGTAGAAGGGGTTCCATATGATGAATTAAAATCCTTTTTTAAAATGGGTCAAGGGGATAATGAGGGGCTTCTTAAAGTAAAAGAAAGTTTACAAAAGAAAATTGTTTTTCAGAGAATAAATTTAGTAAGTGATCAACAATATCCAATAAAAGAAAAAGTACATATTATTTTTTGTAGAAACGTGTTTATTTATTTTTCTAAAGATACCCAAATGCAAATTTTAAAACGTTTTCATGAGCACCTTCACCAAGGTGGAATATTAATTTTAGGACACTCAGAATCAATTCCATTATCCCAAGGTGGTTGGCGCCTTATCCAAAAAACGATATATGAAAAAACTGATTAG
- a CDS encoding chemotaxis protein CheA codes for MSDDMIQTFLEETQENLDVLEEGFIELEKDPDNKDWMDSVFRAIHTIKGGAGLMGFEVISGIAHHLENVLDQIREGSSSYSDEVASAMLQGYDLLKQMIDQGDLDGSSVQDEINALDVMIKELETKGSPVKQVKVATSSNETKTGFYKIELKFHEQIFETGTDPLMLIYELEEVGKLLEVFVHEEAVPDLADLDPHQFHLKWTIFLQSEEKIEAITNIFIFVLDENDIEITEITNIATSWFKGDRATKELLLTQGTFASEHIDRVVGKLKNLGENLENSGLLSFEKEIKSSSEKTLKTKVSLSDSSNTIRVETEKLENILNHLAELLIAQSRVKSLVTLNNPNGKKEQHQREIINSFEEVDKIIRIVQEEVMNASMIPIGATFMRFQRMVRDLAIDKGKEIELVLNGKETDLDKKVIEQITDPLKHLVRNAVDHGIESPEERIANGKPAQGKIELNAYHQEGSIVIEIIDDGKGIDDAAVYAKAVEKNIITADEELTKEEIYLLLFRPGFSTAKSVTDISGRGVGLDVVMTNIKNLRGAVDVYSERGKGSTIKIKLPLTLAIIDGMMIRIGEERFIIPLNFIIEFIKAEKKQILKAEGKETIIHLRNEYLPYSGLNKILDVETEVLNPTDGILIIVKNNDRKLALLVDEILGQEQVVIKSIKENMEQTEGIAGATILGDGNVALILDIPTLFKVSARQVERVGHDR; via the coding sequence ATGAGTGATGATATGATTCAAACTTTTTTAGAAGAAACACAGGAGAATTTAGACGTTCTTGAAGAGGGTTTTATTGAATTGGAAAAAGACCCTGATAACAAAGATTGGATGGATTCGGTATTTCGAGCAATTCATACAATTAAAGGTGGAGCAGGCTTAATGGGCTTTGAAGTAATTAGTGGGATTGCCCACCACCTTGAAAATGTATTAGATCAAATCCGTGAGGGTTCAAGTTCTTATTCAGACGAAGTCGCGTCGGCTATGCTTCAAGGCTATGATCTCCTAAAACAAATGATTGATCAAGGAGATTTAGATGGGAGTTCGGTTCAGGATGAAATTAATGCATTAGATGTCATGATCAAAGAGCTTGAGACAAAGGGTAGTCCAGTCAAACAGGTAAAAGTAGCAACTTCTTCAAATGAAACTAAAACAGGGTTTTATAAAATTGAGTTGAAATTTCATGAACAAATCTTTGAGACAGGTACTGATCCATTGATGCTTATTTATGAGTTAGAGGAAGTAGGAAAGTTATTAGAAGTTTTTGTACATGAAGAGGCAGTCCCAGATTTGGCGGATCTAGACCCACATCAATTTCACCTTAAGTGGACAATATTTTTGCAGTCAGAAGAAAAAATAGAAGCAATAACCAATATCTTCATTTTTGTTTTAGATGAAAATGATATTGAAATTACTGAAATTACGAATATAGCTACTAGCTGGTTCAAAGGAGACAGAGCGACAAAAGAGCTATTACTTACACAAGGAACTTTTGCTTCTGAACATATTGATCGGGTTGTAGGGAAATTAAAAAATCTCGGTGAAAACTTAGAGAATTCTGGATTATTAAGTTTTGAAAAAGAAATAAAATCATCATCAGAGAAAACGTTAAAAACGAAAGTTAGTCTATCAGACTCTAGCAACACAATTCGTGTAGAAACGGAAAAGCTAGAAAATATTTTAAACCATTTAGCTGAGTTGTTGATAGCTCAATCAAGGGTAAAGTCATTAGTAACGCTGAACAATCCAAATGGAAAAAAGGAGCAGCACCAAAGAGAGATCATTAACTCCTTTGAAGAAGTCGATAAAATTATTCGAATTGTACAAGAAGAAGTCATGAACGCTAGCATGATCCCAATAGGGGCAACCTTTATGAGGTTTCAACGGATGGTACGTGACCTTGCTATTGATAAAGGCAAAGAAATCGAACTGGTCTTAAATGGCAAAGAAACAGATTTAGATAAAAAAGTAATTGAACAAATAACCGATCCCCTTAAACATTTGGTCAGAAATGCCGTTGATCATGGCATAGAATCGCCTGAGGAGCGGATTGCGAATGGAAAACCGGCACAGGGAAAAATTGAATTAAATGCTTACCATCAAGAAGGCAGTATCGTCATTGAAATTATTGATGATGGTAAAGGAATTGATGATGCGGCAGTTTACGCAAAGGCAGTAGAAAAAAATATCATTACTGCGGATGAAGAGTTAACGAAAGAAGAAATTTACTTGTTGCTTTTTAGGCCAGGTTTTTCAACGGCAAAATCAGTAACAGATATTTCTGGTCGTGGCGTTGGTCTTGATGTTGTAATGACAAATATCAAAAATTTACGAGGTGCTGTTGACGTCTATTCTGAAAGAGGTAAAGGATCAACAATTAAAATTAAGTTACCGTTAACGTTGGCAATTATCGATGGCATGATGATTCGAATTGGGGAAGAGCGCTTTATTATTCCGCTTAACTTTATCATCGAATTTATTAAGGCGGAAAAGAAACAGATCCTTAAAGCCGAAGGAAAAGAAACAATTATTCATTTGAGAAATGAATACCTTCCTTATTCAGGCCTCAATAAAATTTTGGATGTGGAAACAGAAGTTTTAAATCCGACCGATGGAATTTTAATTATTGTTAAAAACAATGATAGAAAGCTCGCTCTGCTTGTAGATGAAATATTAGGTCAGGAACAAGTTGTCATTAAAAGTATTAAGGAAAATATGGAACAGACGGAAGGGATTGCTGGTGCAACGATATTAGGAGATGGCAATGTTGCCCTAATTCTAGATATCCCAACTTTATTTAAAGTTTCAGCAAGGCAAGTTGAGAGGGTAGGTCATGACAGATAG
- a CDS encoding response regulator, producing MSKLIFIVDDSRTVRASVEYTLKKSGYLVESAVDGKDGLLKLDQLQKEGKRPAMIISDINMPNLDGIGFIKEVKKKPQFKFVPVLVLTTESQDKKKMEGKQAGAAGWLVKPFQPDQLIGVIKKFVK from the coding sequence ATGAGTAAATTGATTTTTATCGTTGACGACTCAAGAACTGTGAGGGCGTCTGTTGAATACACATTAAAGAAAAGTGGCTATCTAGTTGAGTCGGCAGTGGATGGAAAAGATGGTCTTTTAAAACTAGATCAACTTCAAAAAGAGGGCAAGCGTCCAGCCATGATTATATCTGATATTAACATGCCAAATTTAGATGGTATCGGTTTTATTAAAGAAGTAAAAAAGAAACCTCAATTTAAGTTTGTCCCCGTCTTAGTTTTGACAACGGAATCGCAAGATAAAAAAAAGATGGAGGGAAAACAAGCTGGAGCAGCTGGGTGGCTTGTAAAACCATTTCAACCAGATCAATTAATTGGCGTGATCAAAAAATTCGTTAAATAG